One region of Metallosphaera sedula DSM 5348 genomic DNA includes:
- a CDS encoding aminotransferase class V-fold PLP-dependent enzyme, protein MKEFREQVPVTRDYIYLNHAAISPTPIFALMESFGYLYGVSSRGSLHVNSVEKDDFYSMRKAISNFINSDPEEVSFIPNTSYGINMIVHGLSLTRGDQVLTDNLEFPATVYPLYKLAKRGVEIRMVKSSPERLEDAILEQITDSVRLIVLSHVSFNTGVRLDVKRIADKAKKNGSLLLVDAIQSAGAMKIDVKEMGVDFLVAGGYKWMMSPQGSGFMYVRKGLIPDPPFYGWKTSSTFMEFNAESFSLEEGPRRFEIGTMDVSANLTMTKVAERLTPIRDEVERRVLDLSARVIDLAEDKGLEVVTPREKRAGIVIVKTKDPKKVAEELLAKRIVVSPRGSGVRISTHFYNEEEEVDRAVSEIKNLQA, encoded by the coding sequence ATGAAAGAGTTTAGGGAGCAGGTACCTGTAACTCGGGATTACATCTATCTTAATCACGCCGCTATCTCTCCAACTCCCATTTTTGCCCTCATGGAAAGCTTTGGTTACCTCTATGGAGTTTCCAGTAGGGGTAGCCTGCACGTGAATAGCGTGGAGAAAGATGACTTTTATTCCATGAGGAAGGCCATCTCAAATTTCATTAATTCTGACCCCGAGGAGGTCTCCTTCATTCCCAACACGAGCTACGGAATAAACATGATAGTCCACGGGCTATCACTCACTAGGGGAGACCAAGTTCTTACGGACAACTTGGAGTTTCCTGCAACTGTGTATCCCCTATATAAGCTGGCTAAACGAGGAGTAGAGATAAGAATGGTAAAATCCTCTCCCGAGAGACTGGAAGATGCCATACTGGAACAGATCACGGACAGTGTACGACTCATAGTACTGAGCCACGTGAGCTTTAACACGGGGGTTAGACTAGACGTTAAGAGAATAGCCGACAAGGCCAAGAAGAACGGGTCTCTTCTCCTGGTTGATGCGATACAGTCAGCGGGGGCAATGAAGATCGACGTAAAAGAGATGGGAGTTGATTTCCTTGTGGCTGGAGGATATAAGTGGATGATGTCTCCCCAGGGTTCAGGTTTCATGTACGTGAGAAAGGGGTTAATTCCTGATCCTCCCTTTTATGGATGGAAAACCAGTTCCACCTTCATGGAGTTCAACGCGGAGTCGTTTTCCCTGGAGGAGGGACCCAGAAGGTTCGAGATAGGGACGATGGACGTTTCAGCCAACCTAACCATGACTAAGGTGGCGGAAAGGCTAACCCCCATACGAGATGAGGTGGAGAGGAGGGTACTAGATCTCTCAGCTCGGGTTATTGACCTGGCAGAGGATAAGGGGCTTGAGGTGGTTACCCCAAGGGAAAAACGAGCTGGAATAGTTATTGTGAAAACCAAGGATCCCAAGAAGGTGGCAGAGGAACTACTCGCAAAGAGAATAGTGGTATCGCCTAGAGGGTCTGGGGTAAGAATATCTACCCACTTCTATAACGAAGAGGAGGAAGTAGATAGGGCCGTAAGCGAGATC
- a CDS encoding NOB1 family endonuclease, producing the protein MIFDTAGFLSGLQNSFDKVFTTPLVIEEVRDLHSMGNLSLSMITNKIIAMEPSPSAMKTVEKVLREINDHSLTKTDKSVIALAIDLSPAVVFTDDFAVQNVLMKLGIKFSAVRLGRTAQEIKTFSYVCEGCGRTFKEPKQECPVCGGKVRKSVMRTEQRGK; encoded by the coding sequence GTGATATTTGATACAGCAGGCTTCCTGAGCGGTCTACAGAACTCCTTTGATAAGGTTTTTACGACACCTTTAGTAATTGAGGAAGTAAGAGATCTTCACTCTATGGGGAACCTGTCCCTGTCAATGATAACCAACAAAATTATTGCCATGGAGCCTTCACCTTCGGCCATGAAGACGGTCGAAAAGGTGTTGAGGGAAATAAACGATCACAGTTTAACTAAGACTGACAAGTCTGTGATAGCTCTAGCTATAGATTTATCCCCAGCGGTGGTTTTTACTGACGATTTCGCTGTCCAAAACGTGTTAATGAAACTAGGTATCAAGTTCAGTGCAGTGAGACTTGGAAGAACTGCACAGGAAATCAAGACGTTCAGTTATGTCTGTGAGGGCTGTGGTAGGACCTTCAAGGAGCCTAAGCAGGAATGCCCTGTCTGTGGTGGTAAGGTGAGAAAGAGCGTAATGAGAACTGAACAAAGGGGGAAATGA
- a CDS encoding NAD(+)/NADH kinase: MKLKIISKESPQVYPLVSKAKSIAESLGYIIDETNPDIVIAIGGDGTLLRAIDFGKPIITVKAGRRSFLMDVDPQDMENVLKRLKEGDYYVYEYPLLRVSYGNIAKEVFNEAGILYDEPESIIVTAHFQETSFTSEGDGILVSTPQGSTGWSMSITGVYLGVPNALEISLVSPILSAVKSLIVPRTRIKLVMESKGYDQKARIVADGNVIGHVKPGDVVEITPSRNAIVYRFFKIDPLRGISPWRK, encoded by the coding sequence ATGAAACTTAAAATCATAAGTAAGGAGTCTCCGCAGGTCTATCCACTGGTTAGTAAGGCTAAGAGCATAGCTGAGTCCCTGGGATACATAATCGACGAAACAAACCCAGATATTGTAATTGCTATCGGAGGGGATGGAACGCTTCTGAGAGCCATAGACTTTGGGAAGCCGATTATTACAGTAAAGGCTGGAAGAAGAAGTTTTCTTATGGACGTTGATCCGCAGGATATGGAGAACGTATTGAAGAGACTTAAGGAGGGAGACTATTACGTTTATGAGTACCCTCTCCTGAGAGTGAGTTACGGGAACATTGCCAAGGAAGTGTTCAACGAGGCAGGAATACTGTACGACGAGCCTGAGAGCATCATCGTAACAGCCCACTTCCAAGAGACCAGTTTCACATCCGAGGGAGATGGAATTCTAGTTTCCACGCCTCAAGGCTCCACTGGATGGAGCATGTCCATCACAGGAGTTTACCTTGGTGTTCCAAACGCCCTTGAAATTTCGCTAGTTAGCCCAATACTCTCGGCAGTAAAATCTTTAATAGTTCCCAGAACTAGGATTAAACTGGTAATGGAAAGCAAAGGTTACGATCAGAAGGCAAGAATCGTGGCAGATGGAAACGTGATAGGACATGTTAAGCCTGGAGATGTGGTTGAGATCACTCCTTCCAGGAACGCGATCGTGTATAGGTTTTTTAAGATAGACCCCCTGAGAGGTATCTCGCCTTGGAGAAAGTGA
- a CDS encoding MFS transporter: MKGTTILFSRTVYAISWFYLAPEIPRILEEFHESSFISGVIPLSFFLGSGIMQIPSAYLGTKIGQRNSLVLGLLIMSASAFFVAFSDSFTLILLSYFLGGVGASMFFSSGGAILSDLNRERLGFSLGLYNALFCVGGFLGLNWALVYNVVGFTLGAVLVGGLTFVSALLNLRLPNPRPSWRAIRNRKVIILGVATAGMWGVYYAVGELLPSFMVFYEHQRVLTSSAVTSLLLVFSALGGVMGWLGDRMSKMRLMIASAVITSLSPLLIYTPLYLLALVILGIFNELAFSLLYSVTALEGGIRNSSITLAVVNSLNISLGTWLEFLSGYLGFYAWVVISIISVVPLLLLMGLRTRT, translated from the coding sequence GTGAAAGGGACAACTATACTATTTTCAAGGACAGTGTATGCCATAAGCTGGTTCTACCTGGCCCCTGAAATACCTAGAATACTGGAGGAGTTTCACGAGTCAAGCTTTATCTCTGGGGTGATACCCCTTTCCTTCTTTCTGGGATCTGGTATCATGCAGATTCCCTCAGCCTACTTGGGAACCAAGATTGGTCAAAGGAATTCCCTAGTCCTAGGTCTCCTGATCATGTCTGCGTCAGCCTTTTTTGTGGCATTCTCAGATTCCTTTACCTTAATTCTCCTTTCGTACTTTCTGGGAGGCGTGGGGGCATCCATGTTCTTCTCATCAGGCGGGGCCATACTCTCTGACCTAAATAGGGAGAGATTGGGTTTTTCCCTGGGCCTGTATAACGCCCTCTTCTGTGTAGGGGGATTCCTGGGACTAAACTGGGCACTGGTTTACAATGTTGTGGGGTTTACCCTAGGCGCAGTCCTTGTGGGAGGCCTAACCTTTGTGTCAGCTCTATTGAATCTAAGGTTACCCAATCCCAGACCCTCTTGGAGAGCCATAAGGAATAGGAAAGTTATCATCCTTGGAGTGGCCACAGCGGGCATGTGGGGGGTTTATTATGCTGTTGGAGAGCTACTACCCTCCTTCATGGTATTTTATGAGCATCAGAGAGTCCTCACCAGTTCAGCTGTAACCAGTCTCCTGTTAGTATTTTCAGCTTTAGGCGGGGTCATGGGCTGGCTTGGTGACAGGATGAGCAAGATGAGACTAATGATAGCGAGTGCGGTCATAACTTCCCTTTCTCCGCTTCTCATCTATACACCCCTCTACCTATTGGCCCTAGTCATCCTTGGAATATTCAATGAGCTCGCCTTCTCCCTCCTATACTCCGTGACGGCGTTAGAGGGAGGGATAAGGAATTCCAGTATAACTTTGGCTGTAGTCAATTCCCTCAATATCAGCCTTGGAACATGGCTCGAATTTCTTTCAGGCTATCTTGGTTTCTATGCCTGGGTAGTTATCTCTATAATAAGTGTTGTTCCTCTACTACTTTTGATGGGCCTTAGGACTCGCACCTGA
- a CDS encoding NAD(P)/FAD-dependent oxidoreductase, with amino-acid sequence MAEYEVIVIGGGPVGLFGTFYSGLRDMKVLLIDSQDELGGQLVTLYPEKMVYDVGGFAGIQAYDLAQRLIEQAKMFGPDIRTREWADTLEKTQDGMWVVKTDKGGEYKTKTVMIAAGIGKITPSRLGAKGEVEYENKGVYYTVRRKSEFQGKRVLIVGGGDSAVDWALTLAPIAKEVTLIHRRDQFRAHERSVKEMFEVAKVYTWHELKEVKGDGNRVTQAIIFDNRTKEEKTLNVDAVIISIGHKGDLGNMLKWGLNMKGRDIVVNGKMETNLPGVYAVGDIASVEGMPKLALIAVGFGQAAIASSVAKKYVDPNASVFAGHSSEMDKFKK; translated from the coding sequence ATGGCTGAATACGAGGTTATAGTAATAGGAGGAGGACCTGTAGGCCTTTTCGGGACCTTCTACAGCGGGCTCAGGGATATGAAAGTTTTACTTATAGATTCACAGGACGAGCTAGGAGGACAATTGGTCACCCTATATCCGGAGAAGATGGTTTACGACGTAGGCGGTTTTGCCGGGATACAGGCGTACGATCTGGCCCAGAGACTCATTGAACAGGCAAAAATGTTCGGTCCTGATATAAGAACACGTGAATGGGCAGATACCCTAGAAAAGACGCAGGACGGCATGTGGGTTGTTAAAACGGATAAGGGAGGAGAGTATAAGACTAAGACAGTGATGATTGCAGCAGGAATAGGGAAAATTACGCCTAGCAGATTAGGTGCTAAGGGAGAAGTAGAGTACGAGAACAAGGGAGTTTACTACACTGTCAGGAGGAAGAGCGAGTTCCAAGGTAAGAGGGTTCTCATTGTGGGAGGTGGTGACTCTGCGGTAGATTGGGCGCTAACTCTGGCACCCATAGCCAAGGAGGTCACGTTAATCCACAGAAGGGATCAGTTCAGGGCCCATGAGCGTAGCGTAAAGGAAATGTTTGAGGTGGCCAAGGTCTATACCTGGCACGAGCTCAAAGAAGTCAAGGGAGATGGCAATAGGGTCACTCAGGCGATAATATTTGACAATAGGACCAAGGAGGAGAAAACTCTCAACGTCGACGCAGTAATCATCAGTATAGGACATAAGGGAGATCTTGGGAACATGTTGAAGTGGGGCCTTAACATGAAGGGGAGGGACATAGTAGTTAATGGTAAAATGGAGACCAATTTGCCCGGAGTTTACGCGGTTGGAGATATAGCCTCAGTTGAGGGCATGCCAAAGTTGGCCCTAATAGCAGTTGGGTTCGGACAGGCAGCAATTGCGTCAAGCGTGGCGAAGAAGTACGTGGATCCTAACGCCTCAGTGTTCGCAGGCCACAGCTCCGAAATGGATAAGTTCAAGAAGTGA
- a CDS encoding class I SAM-dependent methyltransferase — protein MKCVKVPRRLMGKVRVKRAPGYEVLYEGDFALIPVSEVSEGLEVVECNPPLRRETPRLNEIVPGISSFYIVGDIMVISPKRELTQKEIEKIMVTYNRVKAIYLRRKVTGELRVNELVHLAGEKRTTTTFNEGGLKYFVDLAKVYVNPSLATERLKIVDSIPQGSRVLDAFTGYGALALQLARKLGYVVAGDLNLDGLMMASKSAKLNSSKLVLDLVHFDAHNLPFRDKAFDLAIGDNPTMIDEFVNELCRVSRSVILYKLGRIQEGWEKVNDYSKDLVIMKRVLRCDE, from the coding sequence ATGAAATGCGTTAAAGTACCCAGGAGGCTCATGGGGAAAGTTAGGGTCAAGAGGGCCCCTGGGTACGAGGTACTATACGAAGGTGATTTTGCACTCATTCCTGTGTCAGAAGTAAGCGAAGGACTGGAAGTAGTTGAGTGCAATCCTCCTCTTAGGAGGGAAACCCCTAGACTTAACGAGATTGTCCCTGGAATTTCCTCCTTTTACATCGTGGGCGATATAATGGTAATTTCCCCCAAGAGGGAACTAACCCAGAAGGAGATAGAGAAGATAATGGTAACCTACAACAGAGTGAAAGCAATTTACCTGAGAAGGAAGGTCACGGGAGAACTAAGGGTGAATGAACTGGTTCACCTTGCGGGAGAGAAAAGGACGACCACCACCTTCAATGAGGGAGGATTGAAATACTTCGTGGATCTGGCAAAGGTTTATGTAAATCCTTCCTTGGCTACGGAGAGGCTTAAGATTGTGGACAGCATCCCCCAAGGTAGTAGGGTGTTGGACGCCTTCACTGGATATGGAGCTCTCGCGCTTCAGCTGGCGAGAAAACTAGGCTATGTCGTTGCAGGTGACCTTAACCTAGATGGGCTCATGATGGCGTCAAAGTCCGCAAAGTTGAACTCCAGTAAGCTAGTTCTAGATCTAGTTCACTTTGACGCCCACAACCTTCCTTTCAGGGATAAGGCCTTTGACCTTGCCATAGGTGATAATCCAACAATGATTGATGAGTTTGTGAACGAGCTTTGCAGGGTGTCAAGATCCGTGATCCTGTACAAGCTGGGAAGAATTCAGGAAGGATGGGAAAAGGTTAACGACTATTCTAAGGATCTCGTCATCATGAAGCGGGTCCTGAGATGCGACGAGTAG
- a CDS encoding DUF371 domain-containing protein: protein MIATDVITCFGHENVLAKHRTTLEITRENFLTKRGDCIICINSDKGALHLSNEVKDILRNEGYGYLVIMKDGFMDMVMGRGSRDLPFSSDIKMIVRKSDFISDGTILIKANKSARDLRRDLIPRLRQGEIKVLLVASQDPLHDDEILRIVVNLFPSFLNSSQLVQDHGS from the coding sequence ATGATAGCCACTGACGTGATTACCTGTTTCGGACATGAAAATGTTCTAGCCAAGCATAGGACAACCCTGGAGATAACCAGAGAGAACTTTCTTACCAAGAGAGGGGATTGTATTATCTGTATTAACTCAGATAAGGGAGCTCTTCATCTATCCAACGAGGTGAAGGATATTCTTAGAAACGAGGGATATGGCTACCTTGTTATCATGAAGGATGGCTTCATGGACATGGTTATGGGGAGAGGGTCTAGGGATTTACCCTTCAGCTCGGATATAAAGATGATAGTTAGGAAGTCCGACTTTATCTCCGACGGTACCATTCTGATTAAGGCCAACAAGTCAGCGAGGGACCTTCGAAGGGACTTGATACCCAGGCTGAGACAGGGGGAAATAAAGGTGCTACTCGTCGCATCTCAGGACCCGCTTCATGATGACGAGATCCTTAGAATAGTCGTTAACCTTTTCCCATCCTTCCTGAATTCTTCCCAGCTTGTACAGGATCACGGATCTTGA
- a CDS encoding YhbY family RNA-binding protein: MTPETRRNLKDVIAEGAEIRIGKRGLTEGVKEEIRRHLKDHGTVKVKLLDKSLDRGEIPEIVARETESELVEVRGRTFILRRHDSH, encoded by the coding sequence ATGACACCAGAAACAAGGAGAAACTTGAAGGACGTAATCGCCGAAGGGGCAGAAATAAGGATAGGAAAAAGGGGACTCACGGAGGGAGTCAAGGAGGAAATAAGGAGACACCTTAAGGATCATGGTACCGTAAAGGTGAAGTTACTTGATAAATCGCTCGATAGAGGGGAGATCCCTGAAATTGTGGCAAGGGAAACCGAGAGCGAACTGGTAGAGGTAAGGGGAAGAACCTTCATACTGAGGAGACATGATAGCCACTGA
- a CDS encoding ribonuclease P protein component 4 gives MKLIDMAVSEAFEGNLDLSREYVKLAVQYTSKARVKLPLKFKRKYCRKCLTPLIPGVTERRRVRSKILIRTCLVCGWIRRYDTRNKEKLEGRNRRRGRNKDRKKGTHGGSQGGNKETP, from the coding sequence ATGAAACTTATTGATATGGCTGTCAGCGAAGCGTTTGAGGGAAACCTAGACCTGTCCAGGGAATATGTGAAACTCGCAGTTCAGTATACATCGAAGGCCAGGGTAAAATTACCTCTGAAATTCAAGAGAAAATACTGCAGGAAGTGCTTAACCCCGCTGATCCCTGGAGTCACGGAAAGAAGAAGAGTAAGATCAAAGATTTTAATTAGAACGTGCCTAGTGTGTGGTTGGATAAGGAGATATGACACCAGAAACAAGGAGAAACTTGAAGGACGTAATCGCCGAAGGGGCAGAAATAAGGATAGGAAAAAGGGGACTCACGGAGGGAGTCAAGGAGGAAATAAGGAGACACCTTAA
- a CDS encoding 16S rRNA methyltransferase, producing the protein MDIILLESSLELVPPEIRDHPSVVKNAERQGKDPSHVLLDVSLHYHAMRNLPHKEKRGRPDIVHTALLVTLTDPDFRGNLYIHTLDSKVIRVSREMRPPKNYSRFVGLMEQLLVYGKVPLKDEPLMEITSLSLSDLVRDRGLILLDERGTRVARTALCDRNEFIGIGAFPHGDFSIETKTLSKGSFSISQNVLETQNVLCRLISACIHD; encoded by the coding sequence ATGGATATTATTCTCTTGGAGTCCTCACTCGAACTTGTACCGCCTGAGATTAGGGATCATCCCAGTGTTGTTAAGAACGCTGAGAGACAGGGAAAGGATCCATCTCACGTTCTCCTTGATGTTTCGCTTCACTATCACGCCATGCGGAATTTGCCCCACAAGGAGAAGAGAGGAAGGCCAGACATAGTTCATACAGCACTACTAGTTACGCTGACTGACCCTGACTTTAGGGGTAACCTTTACATTCATACCCTCGATTCCAAGGTGATCAGGGTGTCCAGGGAGATGAGACCTCCAAAGAACTACTCTCGTTTCGTCGGATTGATGGAACAGCTCCTAGTTTATGGCAAAGTTCCACTGAAGGATGAACCACTCATGGAAATCACCTCCCTTTCCCTTAGTGACCTCGTCCGTGATAGGGGTTTGATTCTCCTGGACGAACGAGGGACAAGGGTAGCGAGAACCGCACTTTGTGACCGTAACGAGTTCATAGGGATTGGAGCTTTTCCCCATGGAGATTTTAGCATAGAAACCAAGACGTTATCCAAGGGAAGCTTCTCCATTAGCCAGAACGTGTTGGAAACTCAGAACGTTCTCTGCAGATTAATTTCAGCCTGCATTCATGATTGA
- the prf1 gene encoding peptide chain release factor aRF-1, translated as MSRQELKVLLRELKKWSAPATVLLSLYIPPGRPVADVVNMLRQEASISQNIKLKRTRDAVESAITTAIDRLVSINKIPENGLVLFCGENFDTGGFKCYMFSPPEKVTVYFYRTDKQFHTEFLEDMVEVSEVYGLLIVERDQGTIGVLRGSRIEVLEEMEGYVPGKHMMGGQSQRRIDRIIEELYHDFLKSFGEKVNNYLLPYLESGKLKGILLGGPGYAKKDFYDSDYIDYRLKKLILLPLIDIGYQGEAGLREMVMKSKDVLKNQKYIEVEDLIEELKYHLAKDDGLVVYGKEEINKALQMGAIDKLIIFDDGTEENEKMVQEAEKYGTKVYLVGDEIPEAEWVRKTFSGMVGKLRFRI; from the coding sequence ATAAGTAGGCAGGAACTCAAGGTTCTCCTTAGGGAACTTAAGAAGTGGAGTGCACCTGCGACGGTTTTGCTCTCCCTATACATCCCGCCAGGTAGACCTGTAGCTGATGTAGTTAACATGTTGAGGCAAGAGGCATCAATCTCACAAAACATCAAGTTAAAGAGGACAAGGGATGCCGTGGAATCTGCGATAACAACCGCAATAGATAGGCTCGTGAGCATTAACAAGATCCCCGAAAATGGTTTAGTGCTTTTCTGCGGGGAGAACTTCGACACAGGGGGGTTCAAGTGCTACATGTTCTCTCCTCCAGAGAAGGTCACAGTCTACTTCTACCGAACAGACAAGCAGTTCCACACGGAGTTCCTCGAGGATATGGTAGAAGTATCGGAGGTATACGGCCTACTGATCGTGGAGAGGGATCAGGGAACCATAGGAGTCTTAAGGGGTTCAAGGATTGAGGTTCTAGAGGAGATGGAAGGTTATGTTCCAGGAAAACATATGATGGGTGGACAAAGCCAAAGAAGAATTGACAGGATTATTGAGGAGCTCTATCATGATTTCTTGAAGAGCTTTGGCGAAAAGGTAAACAACTATCTCCTGCCCTATCTCGAAAGCGGTAAATTAAAGGGAATTCTCCTGGGAGGTCCAGGATACGCGAAGAAGGACTTCTACGACTCTGACTACATTGACTACAGATTGAAGAAACTGATCTTGCTCCCCTTGATCGATATCGGATACCAAGGAGAGGCAGGGCTTAGGGAAATGGTAATGAAGTCTAAGGACGTTCTTAAGAACCAGAAATACATAGAGGTGGAGGACCTAATAGAGGAATTGAAGTATCATCTAGCCAAGGATGATGGGCTAGTGGTTTATGGGAAGGAGGAAATAAACAAGGCCTTGCAGATGGGTGCCATAGACAAGTTAATTATATTTGATGACGGGACCGAGGAGAACGAGAAAATGGTTCAGGAAGCCGAGAAGTACGGAACTAAGGTTTACCTAGTAGGAGATGAGATACCTGAGGCTGAGTGGGTAAGGAAAACCTTCAGTGGCATGGTGGGGAAGCTTAGGTTTAGGATCTGA
- a CDS encoding phosphoribosyltransferase, which yields MPKIPVKVVTWEEIVKLSEILSEKIKGEFSPDVIIAVARGGLVPARLLADSLGVVDVLSLKVEHWVVTASHTPEARIKYPYKVDLSDKKVLIVDDITDTGDSLILTSKYVSENFSPREMKTATLQHIETSSKFKPDFYAQLVTDWAWFMYPWNYWEDEINLVKKLIDERRSVDGKVIESGFKENYGITPPIPLQRILSEMKRRKMID from the coding sequence TTGCCTAAAATCCCAGTAAAAGTGGTAACTTGGGAGGAGATAGTTAAGCTTTCCGAAATACTTAGTGAAAAGATTAAGGGCGAATTTTCTCCTGATGTCATCATTGCCGTGGCCAGGGGAGGTCTAGTCCCTGCTCGACTGCTAGCAGATTCATTGGGCGTGGTCGATGTACTATCGCTTAAGGTGGAGCACTGGGTCGTGACTGCTTCCCACACGCCTGAGGCCAGAATTAAGTATCCCTACAAGGTTGATCTGAGTGACAAGAAGGTACTCATAGTGGACGACATAACGGACACAGGCGATAGTCTTATCCTAACAAGTAAATACGTTAGCGAGAACTTCTCGCCAAGAGAAATGAAAACTGCTACACTTCAACACATCGAGACCTCATCCAAGTTCAAACCTGATTTCTATGCTCAGCTTGTTACAGATTGGGCATGGTTTATGTATCCGTGGAATTACTGGGAGGATGAGATCAACCTGGTTAAGAAACTAATAGATGAGAGGCGTTCAGTGGACGGTAAAGTTATAGAGTCCGGGTTTAAGGAGAACTACGGCATCACGCCACCCATACCATTACAAAGAATACTATCCGAGATGAAGAGAAGAAAAATGATAGATTAA
- a CDS encoding mechanosensitive ion channel domain-containing protein — MKEENITSVNEIRKKIAESTGKLVLYIILFVIVEAIVNNILFPFLESIKLQLPYITVSNQSISSYQPYVNILLSLAFGYLIIQGFISVVYWNLRLKYDHSTSASMRSVFRLVGIGALVAAIAGAVAGGASGVALGGFIGIVVGFASQQVLGQAVAGLFLLLSRPFKIKDHISVTGDEGVVEEITTLFTYITKNDNTIAIIPNNVVFGNKVYLYPKQTPSQPQSGQGSTQQSK, encoded by the coding sequence ATGAAAGAGGAAAACATTACATCCGTGAATGAAATAAGGAAGAAGATCGCCGAGAGCACGGGGAAACTGGTTCTCTATATCATACTTTTTGTGATTGTGGAAGCTATAGTAAACAACATTCTTTTTCCATTCCTGGAGTCTATAAAACTTCAGTTGCCCTACATTACTGTCTCAAACCAGTCTATTTCCAGCTATCAGCCCTACGTTAACATTTTGTTATCGCTAGCTTTTGGATACTTAATTATCCAGGGATTTATATCAGTTGTTTACTGGAATTTGAGACTAAAGTACGACCATTCCACCTCGGCATCTATGCGAAGCGTTTTCAGACTTGTGGGAATTGGTGCGCTTGTGGCTGCAATAGCTGGGGCGGTCGCTGGTGGAGCCAGCGGTGTAGCGCTGGGCGGATTCATAGGAATAGTTGTGGGCTTTGCATCCCAACAGGTTTTGGGACAAGCGGTAGCAGGACTGTTCCTCCTTTTGTCGAGGCCCTTCAAAATAAAGGATCATATCAGCGTAACAGGAGATGAAGGAGTTGTGGAGGAGATCACAACTCTTTTCACTTATATAACAAAGAACGACAATACAATTGCGATCATTCCCAATAACGTAGTTTTCGGAAACAAGGTATATCTGTATCCAAAACAAACCCCTTCTCAACCCCAGTCTGGACAAGGAAGTACGCAACAAAGTAAATGA
- a CDS encoding DUF998 domain-containing protein, translated as MRNPVLGGLLLALGVMQFWILMLIAEELYPGYNLNNNYISDLGVGKTALIFNSSIILLGIMVIASGILMSRRSFTPLLVVGGLGMMGVGLFPETTGTPHLVSALIAFLFSGLASFPAFRLTKTPVRYSYPVLGLISLASLFLFISHNYLGLGPGGMERMIVLPDIIWSISFGSSVVKNEA; from the coding sequence ATGAGAAATCCTGTCCTTGGAGGTCTTCTCCTTGCTTTAGGGGTAATGCAGTTCTGGATTTTGATGTTAATCGCGGAGGAGTTGTACCCTGGATATAACCTAAACAATAATTACATTAGTGATCTAGGTGTTGGGAAAACCGCATTAATCTTCAATTCTTCAATTATTTTGCTAGGAATAATGGTTATAGCTAGCGGAATTCTCATGTCAAGGAGATCGTTCACCCCTCTCCTAGTGGTAGGAGGACTAGGAATGATGGGGGTAGGTCTATTCCCCGAAACCACAGGAACACCACATCTAGTGTCCGCTTTAATAGCCTTCCTCTTCTCAGGTTTAGCCTCTTTCCCAGCCTTCCGTCTTACCAAAACCCCTGTGAGATATTCCTACCCTGTGTTGGGTCTCATTTCCCTGGCCAGCCTATTCCTCTTTATCTCGCATAACTATCTAGGTTTAGGACCAGGTGGAATGGAGAGAATGATTGTACTCCCTGATATAATATGGTCTATTTCATTTGGTTCTTCGGTGGTGAAGAATGAGGCTTAG